A single genomic interval of Gossypium raimondii isolate GPD5lz chromosome 11, ASM2569854v1, whole genome shotgun sequence harbors:
- the LOC105803423 gene encoding uncharacterized protein LOC105803423 isoform X2, whose amino-acid sequence MTKEHPPEPLDFFIWTVEDVGMWLEEINLGSYRQIFKENGVNGEYLEGMSMFTTEQILRFIRRCHMKWGDFITLCKELRRIKVACLKGEQKVRRPWWAPSCLSIFFVKVAKRNRQSRVVSLKLEP is encoded by the exons ATGACCAAAGAACACCCGCCTGAGCCACTCGATTTCTTCATTTGGACTGTTGAG GATGTTGGAATGTGGTTGGAAGAGATAAATCTTGGTAGCTACCGTCagattttcaaagaaaatggtGTCAATGGAGAATACTTGGAAGGCATGTCTATGTTCACAACTGAACAGATTCTTCGATTTATAAGGCGGTGTCATATGAAATGGGGAGACTTTATCACGCTATGTAAGGAACTCAGACGAATAAAAG TGGCTTGCCTGAAAGGAGAGCAAAAAGTTCGCAGGCCATGGTGGGCTCCTTCGTGCCTTTCAATATTCTTTGTTAAGGTAGCAAAGCGCAACAGACAGTCACGTGTTGTTTCCTTGAAGCTGGAACCATGA
- the LOC105803423 gene encoding uncharacterized protein LOC105803423 isoform X1, giving the protein MTKEHPPEPLDFFIWTVEDVGMWLEEINLGSYRQIFKENGVNGEYLEGMSMFTTEQILRFIRRCHMKWGDFITLCKELRRIKGLSLGALSLVACLKGEQKVRRPWWAPSCLSIFFVKVAKRNRQSRVVSLKLEP; this is encoded by the exons ATGACCAAAGAACACCCGCCTGAGCCACTCGATTTCTTCATTTGGACTGTTGAG GATGTTGGAATGTGGTTGGAAGAGATAAATCTTGGTAGCTACCGTCagattttcaaagaaaatggtGTCAATGGAGAATACTTGGAAGGCATGTCTATGTTCACAACTGAACAGATTCTTCGATTTATAAGGCGGTGTCATATGAAATGGGGAGACTTTATCACGCTATGTAAGGAACTCAGACGAATAAAAGGTCTCTCTCTCGGTGCTCTCTCTCTCg TGGCTTGCCTGAAAGGAGAGCAAAAAGTTCGCAGGCCATGGTGGGCTCCTTCGTGCCTTTCAATATTCTTTGTTAAGGTAGCAAAGCGCAACAGACAGTCACGTGTTGTTTCCTTGAAGCTGGAACCATGA